TATATTTAGTCAGTCTTTAGATATTCAGTATCCTTTTAAGAAGTCAAAACTTCTCTATATTGGAATGAGCGAGCGAAAAACAAATAGTATAGGTAGTAGACTATCTGGACATTTTGACGGTAAGTCTAAAAACGTTGGCTTAACGAACTATCGAAAAGTTGAGCCATTGTTATTTACCTATATTAATTTTGAAATGTTAAGGAATATCTGGCAATTTAGAATAGAGGATTTAGAGAGTTATTTCATCTTGGATTTTGTGAAAAATTTTGGAGTTTACCCGATATGTAATAACAAAACAGGGTTTGAAATTTTAAATAACACACTTACAACAAGTTTTAAAGTTGATTGGGAATATTTTAACTAAATTAGGAATATGGGAGAAAAAGTAAAATCAGGAAAGGAAATATTAGATGATTTTTTTAAAGGAATAGAAGAAATCAAAGATGTTGATAAAAATATTGCATCAATGTTAGTTCAACTCTACAATGATGATAAACTGACTGACACCAATGTTAAAAACGAACTCCAAAAGTTGAGAGAACAAGATGAAAGTAAAAATTAAAAACATAAACATCTCGGGAGTAAGAGGAGTTAAGGATAAGTTGGTTTTACCTTTAGAAGGTAAGTCAATTGTATTGTACGGTGATAATGGCACAGGAAAAAGCAGTATTTCTGATGCAATCGAATGGTTTTATACAAATCGGGTTGAACACCTTTCCAGCAACAGTGAAATTGATTTAAAGGATGCTCTTAGAAATGCTTCTTTAAATCAGGATGATATTTCAGAAGTGAATATTTCGTATGTTAAAGAATCAACTCTTGATGGAGCTAAAACGCTATTTGCAAAAAGAGATAAATTGGAAATTGGGTTGTCAAATAACTCTGATGATTTTAAAAACTACATTAATAACTCAAAAGAGGAAAACCTACTTTTAAGATATCAATATTTGACTGATTTTATTGATGATACTAAAAGTGATAAGCTAAAGTATCTATCGGATATTATTGGTTTTTCAGAAGTTACAAAGAAAAAAGAAGTTTTAGGGAAGAGCTACAGAGCCATAAATACTGAAATTAAAAATCAAAATTTTGAAGCGCAAATAAACACTCAAAAAGGAGTTTTGATTGCAAAATTAGGAGCTTCTATCAGTCAGGAAAGAAACTTATTTGAAAAAATAAATGAAAAAATAGAACCCCTGAAAATAGGAATAGAAGTGAAAAGCTTGGCTGATATTGATACTGTTTTGGAGTATTTGAAAAAGTCGACAAATGACAAGCTTAATAAGGAACTTTCATTTTTAGATAAAAACAATAATATATTAAATACACTTAAATCAGAAATACAATTAATAAATAATACTTACTCAAACTATTATGATGAATTTGAAAAAATAGCGAACGATGTTCAAAGTATTATGCAGACCTTCTTGAATGAATTATTAAAAACAGGCGAAACTGTTTTAAAGAAATATCACAAAGATGACAGTTGCCCATTATGTTTACAACCGAAAAACAGGGAGGATTTACAAAGTGATATAACTAAAAGATTAAAAGCGATTGAAGAGTCATCCAAGAAAAAGGCTTCTTTTGATAGGGCTAAGCAATTAGCAGATTCTATTTCTACCGAGAGGATAAAACGGATAGATAATCTTCTTTTGGAAAGTTTAATGATTGACGATAGTAATGCTAAGATAAAAACTGGTATTAGTTCAATAAAGAAGAAATTAGAGGAATATCAAAAAGCAAGTGTTGAAAAGGTAACATCTGGAAATAAAATACCTAGTAAAGAGACAATTGATTTATTACTATCCGATTTTGATTTTCAAACTGTGATTTCAGGCAGAATAAAAGTTATTCAGGAAACACTTAAAAAAGATAACTCAACTGAATTATTTGCGAATATATCAGCCTCAAAAGATGCCTTTCTAAAAATTAAACAATTTGAAAAGCAAAAAATAAAATTGGAAAGCCAGCGTAAAACACTGGAAATAATCTATAATGAGTTTGTAAAAGTTCAAAAGGAGGGTTTAGAAAACTTTATAAATACATTTTCGGAGACTATTAATGAATATTATCAATATATGAATCCTGGAGAACCTTTTCAGGAAATTAAAATTGTTACAATAGGTGAAGAAGATGAATTGAACGGAATTACAATTGAGTACAAATATAACGCGAAGTGGGTTTCTCCACCTCAAAAATATTTTAGTGAATCTCATCTAAATTGTTTTGGCATTTCCTTTTTTTTAGCTTCTGTAAAAGCATTTAATAATATAAATGAGTTTCTTGTACTTGATGACGTTATTTCGAGTTTCGACTCAAATCATAGAAAACGATTTGCTGAATTAATCTTCGAAAAATTTTCAGGTTATCAGATTATCCTTCTTACTCACGAATTAGATTGGTTTACAAATTTCGTTACCCCATTGGCAAAAAAGAAAGGCTGGTTAATCAACGAGATTAAATGGACTGAAAATAATGGAACTTTTTTTGATGAACAGCCTAATGATTTAAGGGAAAAAATTGAAAAATGCTTATCTGAAAGTAATATTGAAAACTTAGGGAATCCTATTAGAAGATATCTTGAACATGCTTTAAAAGAAGTAGCCGTAAGCATTGAAGCCAAATTAAGTTTCCAGTATAATGATTCTAATGAACATAGGATGCCTTATGAATTAATAATGGGAATTAAATCAGAGATTAAGAAATGTAGTACTGATCTAAAATCTAAATTTCCAGTTATTGATAGAATTGAAAGTTCCTCTATTTTAGGTAATATTTGTTCTCACGATAATCCATTTAATCCTAAAATAGGAGATTTAAAAGCATTTTGGTCAGACATATTGGAATTGGAAAATATTTTTATTTGTCAAGAATTGGAATGTAAAAGACCAAGAGTTTCGTTGAAGAATTATGATACAGTCGCTAAAAAAATTAGATGTGGCTGTGACCATACTAAATACGATTGGAAAAAATAGAGTTAGTTGATGTAACTATAAACGATAAAAATAATGGATAGCACTATTGTTTTATCGTTTATAGCTTTAATGCAGTTTTATTATCTATTAAGTTTAGAATACAAATCTGATTTTAAAACTTTTATTGTGATTTCAATTTCCATATATTTGCTATGAGCTAACGGAAACACGTTGAAAAGCAAAGCAATAAGCACCGTTACCAAATCGTTACCTGACTTTTTTGATAATCTATATAAAAGCCTAGTATTCAACCGATACAGCTTTTTCCTGAAAACTTTAAAATATAATAAAGAAGTCAGGCCTATCAATATAATTGAGCATATTAAAAATATGTTTTGACCTATTTTTATCCAGATAAACCAAAGAGGTTTTATAATTGTTAATGGGCAAATAAGCATTAATACTATGTATTTGATTGATTTTGAATTTACGCAAATTTCAAGTTATATATTATACAAATGAGTCACATATAACGAGTAATTGCAGAGGTTTAAGATCTTCAAGTATGTTTGCATCCTAATTGGCAATGATACTGAAACTAAAATTATGAAATATTATCCTTCTATTTTTTTATATCTGCATGAAGATATGATCTCTTTTTATTAGATTTATTTTTTGATCTTTTGAGGTATATACATTAGCGAAAACTAATGTAAAAGAATATATTTCATGAAATCCAAATCAGTTTTATTAACCTTATTATTACCTATATTTATTTTAGGAAGCTGTAAATGGTAAATACATTAAACAGAGCTGCCGTAATATGAAAAAATCTTCTCAAATTATTATACTTATTATTAGCTTCGGAAT
The Sphingobacterium spiritivorum genome window above contains:
- a CDS encoding GIY-YIG nuclease family protein, with product MENEISIYFDNPMPFEPNNIRPLNGIAGLYFIFSQSLDIQYPFKKSKLLYIGMSERKTNSIGSRLSGHFDGKSKNVGLTNYRKVEPLLFTYINFEMLRNIWQFRIEDLESYFILDFVKNFGVYPICNNKTGFEILNNTLTTSFKVDWEYFN